The genomic segment GAGCAGGGCGCGATTGGGCTGCTCCGTAGGATCTTCCACGCCCAGCCGCACCATCTGGGACAAGAACCGAGCGCGGCGTTCCGCCCGCGCCACCAAGCCACGAGGACACGCCTGCTGCTCACACAGGGTGAGCACGTCTTTCTGCGCCGTGAGGGCCAAGCGCGCGAGGCCGAGCTCGCTCAAGCTCCGAGCCCGCGCATCGGCGATGGCCGGCTCCGCCTTCACGCTCTCCGGCGCGCGATCCAGGGCGGCCTGCGCTAGGCCTGGAGCCCCGCGGGTGAGGTACTCCTCCGTGAGCTGCTCCAAAGCGGCGGCGTCCTCCGGATGCGCGCTCACCCGCGCCTCCAGCGGGGCCAGCTCGGGTCCCATGTCGCGGCCCACGAGGGCAGGGAGGGGTGGGCTGACGCTGGACGCAACCATCCACAGGCCAAAGGCCCCCAGGATCCACGCTGCCGCCCACCGCCAATCTTGCATCCGACCTCGAAACCCGCCCAGACACCTGCCGGATCGCAAAGTTCCCGGCTCGGAGCGTTCGACTCCTCGAGGCATGGACGGATTGGGTCAGTTTACGGTCTTTTTCCAGCTCACGCTGGCGAGAAAAAAAATCGAGGCGAGGGCTGAACGCCCGGGTGTGTAGCTTCGTGTGAGACAGCTTCCGGGGTTTGTTGTTCCGCCGCGGAAACGTTCCCGCGTTGGACCAACAAAAGAAGCCTCAGCCCGGCGACACGCCCGGAGGCAGGGCGTCGTCGTGGACCAAGGCCCGGGCCACGTTGAAACGGGCGGCCGCGGAGCCCAGCAGGCGCACGACGCCGGGAGCCTGCGGATCGAGGCCCAGATCGATGACGGCGGCGCCGTCCAACGGCAGGCCCGCCGCGTCGGTCACGGGGCGGACCTGCGGCCGATTCTTGGCGTCGGCGGCGTCCGAGGGCCCCACCACCACGGCCCAGGCGCCGCTCGCCAGCTCCACCACGCTGCCTACCGGGAACAGGCCCAGGGCCTCGACGAAGACCCGCAACAGATCGCGGTCGATGCCGGGGTCGGAGGCCATCTGGTCGATGGCTTCCGCGGCGGAAAGCGCCGGGCTCATGTCGCGGGGTGCCATGCGATCGACGAAATGACGGATGAACACCAAGAGCCCACTGTGGGGAAGGAGGCGTCGCGTACCGGACCAGGGAACGCCCAGGAGCTCTTGACGCTCGGCCCAAGATGCTTCGAAGGCGGCCACGGAGCGCATCACCGCTACGGGGCGGAGGCCGCTGAGGGCGACGCACAGCATGGCGGTCGTGCCGGGCACCAGCATCTCGACCTGATCCGAGAGCGCCACCAGGCTTTCTTCGGCCTCGCTGCCGCGCAAGCGAACGCGACCCACGTCGGTGAGGAAGGCCGCCATCGCCAGCTGCACCAAGAGCGCGCGGTCTTGGGTGATCTCCCGAGCCAGCGTGACCAGCAAGATGGCGGACTGCACGGCGCGCCCGGCGTCATCGCGATGAGCCCCCGCCAGCGCCGTCATGCCCAGCAGCGTGGAGCCCTGCTTGTCCGCCAGCGCCACCAGCTGCTGGGCGAGACGCTTGAGCCGTTGCGGCAAGATGTTGCGGCCGGCGGCGACGTCTTCGTAGAAGCGGCGTACGACCACCAACGCGGTAGCGTAGAAACGCAAGGTGCGCTCGCGAATGGGCAGCGCCTCTCGGGTGAGGCCCTGGGCGAGCCAGGGTGAGCTGCGGCGCAGGGTCACGTTCTCGAGCTCCAGCTCGAACAACTGCTCGCGCTTTTCGGGGTCACGGATGGCGGCGACCAGCGCGGCGCTGAAGGCCAGAAGCTCCCGCCCGCTCACCTCCGGCTCGAAGCTGACTTCGGCGACCTCTGCGCGACCCAAGATGCGTCCGAGCTCCAGCGCCGACTCGTACGCCTGGCGCGAAGCGCGCAGCAGCTGGCCACAGACGAATACGGAATCCCCGGCGAAGGTGAAGCGCGTCGCCGAGCCCACCTCGCTGGAGAAGTGCGCCAGAGCCTCGGCGGCCTTCTCCGCGGCCTCGTGCAGCGCGGTGTTGTTCTCCGCGAACACCAACGAGTTCTTCGCCAGGCGAAACACCGCCAGGCTCACGTTGGCGCTGCGATTCAACAGCGGGTTCTGCGCCTGCAGCGTGGCCAGATCGGAGACGCAGTTCGCGAGGTAGTCCGTCACGACGAGCGCCCCCGTGCCGCCGGCGGCTGGCTGAGGCGGATCTCGACCTGATTGTGGGCGATGCCGGCGGACTGGCGCACGCGCTGGCTGTTGCGGAAGCGCCCTTTGGATGCGGCTTCGAGAGCGGCCAACGCTTCTTGGGTCTCGGCGATGGCGCCCAGCTGCTCCGCGGCCAGCGCACGGGTGTCTTCGTGGGCGCCGGTGGAGACGACGCGGGACTCCTGCAGCAGCTCGACGCACACTGCTTCGGCACGCTGTGGGGCCAGTGTGGCGAGCGTGGCGAGCAACATGCGGCGCTCCTCCTCCGGAAGCTTGTCGAAGTCGTCGCTCTTGATGCGCAGCACCAGGAACGGTCCTGCGGCTCGGATGACGTGAGCCTGAATCGCGCGCAAGGCGGCGACGCGCACTTCGGGATCCACGTCTTCCAACAGGGCGCGGAGCTCCACCCGCAGCCGCTCGCCGCGGGCGCCTTCGATGTGTCCCAGCGCTTCGATGCGCACGATGGCGTGGGGCGATTGCACGGCGAGGGCCATGGCGTCGCGCGCCTCGGGGCTCTCGATGCTGCCGAGCACGCGCAACAGGGCGAGGGCGAGGGCGACGTCCGCCGTGGCGAACATGGCGCCGATCTCCGCTTCGTGGCCTCGACCCAACCGGACCAGGCCGGCGATCAGTGCGTCTTTCAGATCCCCCGCGAAAACCCGCGGCAGGGCTTCGGCGATGACGGGCACGTGCTGCTCGGTGAGGGCGCCGGTGAGGGTGTGCACCGCCGTGACGCGGGCGGGATCGGGATCGGCGATGGCGGCGTGGAGCAGGTGGCCGAGGGCCGTCGCCGTCAGGGTCTGGCGAACCAGCTCGCTGTGCAGCTCGGCCGCTTCGGCGGGGTCCTTGAGCTCGCGAAAGGCCAGGGCCAAGCGGGACAAGAGCGAGAGAGCGGCGTCCGGGGCGTCCGCGGCCAGGGCGTCGAGGCCGGCGCTGAGGGGAACCGTGACGGTGTCCAGCGTGCCTTGCAGGGCCGCCTGATTGAAGGCGACGGCCACGGCCACGACGAAGCGCTCGTCCAGCGCGACGTCGGCTTCCAACTGCTCCCGGAGTGCGGCGACGGAACCTTCGTCGACGGAGCCGCTCTGAACGTCCATGCGCGCGCGCTGCTTGCGAATGCGCTCCGCGCGGGCCTCCGCTTCTGCGCTGTGCTCGTCGTCCAGGGCCAAGAGCCGAGCCAAGCGCTGCTCTCGCGTGCTCGCGTCCGCGCCGCTTCCGCGGTGCTCCGACCAACAATCTTCGAGCTGGAAGCTGGAATCGAAGTTGGCCAAGGCCAACACGGCGTCGGTTTCGCTGCCGAAGTCGTCGTAGCTCTCGGCGTCGCCCGCCACGAAGTTGTCGAAGGCTTGGTACACGACGTGATCGAAGCCCGCGTCCCACAGCCAGGTGACGGAGTCGTCTTCGCTGGGCAAGCCCTGCCGATCTTGCGTGAGCAGCAGGATCAGCCGTCCGAACTCGTCCTTCGAGAGCCCGGAGACCAGGCCCAACATGCGCACGCCGTCGGCGAAGAGCTGATACGGAATGCGGTCGAAGGGCTGGCGCGGTTCCCACAACACGGAGCCGCGGGCCACGAAGGCGTAGGGCGTGACCTCCCACAGGAGCTCGTCGTCGGACTGCGCCAGAGCGAGCTCGCACTGGGCGAAGGCGGTATCCAGACGGCGGAGCGCCTCCGGGTGGGTGGAGCCGTACTGGCGCGCGCCGAACAGCGCGCGCTCGAGCAGACGGAACGTCTCCGTGAGGGGCGCCAGGGACGCATCGCCCTCTTCCAGATCCAGGGGCGGCGGGAACGCGCTGCCCCGCGGAGGCGGCGCCACGCTGCCGCGCGCCGGGGGCGGCACGGTGCGGGGCGTGGGCCGTCGCTCGCGGGGGGCGGCCATGGTGGGCGCCACGCCGGCAACGGGGGGCCGCACCGTGTGGCGCGCCCGCGGGCTGGCGTCCTCCGCCAGGGCGCCGAGCGTCGCGCACACCTCCATGTGCATCTCGCCGGCGCTCTGGAAGCGCCGACTGGAGTCGTAGTCGAGGGCGCGATCCACCAGCGCGATCACGTCCACCGGAGCATCGGAGAAGCGCGCCAAGGACGGCGCCCGCTGCGACGCCGCGAGCACCAGGACCTCGTTGGCCGTCGATGCCTTGTGCACCGGTCGCCCAGTGAGGAGCGAGAACACGACGGCACCCACGGCCCACAAGTCCGTGCGCGCGTCCACCTGCGACCAGCGCCCCAAAGCTTGCTCCGGCGCCATGAAGTCGGGTGTGCCCATCAGCATGCCGGTGCGCGTGTGGCTGGTGGCCTCCGTGCCCTCGAGCAGCCGCGCGATGCCGAAGTCGAGGACCTTGAGCTCGCCCTCGTTGGTCAAGAACAGGTTTTCGGGCTTTATGTCACGGTGGACGATCTCCACCGAGTGGGCGGCCTGCAGCACCGAGAGGGTATCCCGGGCGATACACAGGGCTTCGCGAAGACCGAGCTGACCACCGTTCTCGGCTGCTCGCTCGCGTACGGACTGCCCGTGCAAGAGCTCCATCACGAGGTAGGGCTGTCCCTCCGCCGTGACGTCGTCGTCCAGCACCTTCACCACGCCGGAGTGGACGACCTTGTTGCCGATGTACGCCTCGCGCTGGAAGCGATCCCGGGCTTGATCGAAGCTCACGAACTGCTCGTGCAAGAGCTTGATGGCCGCCACCGCGCCGTTGCGGTGCGTCGCGGAGAACACCGCGGCCATGCCGCCGACCCCGATCAAGCGATCGAGATGCCACTTGCCACCGAGCACGCTGCCGACTCGGCTGGCACAGAGTTCGTACTGCTCGTCGTCGGACACGGCGCGTTGCCCCGAAAGCTCGCGCAAAAACGCGAGCTTTCAGCGTAGCCAAGAACCCTTCATCCGGCAACTTCACGCGCTCGTCACGGGCGATCGAAAAATCTCTATGCCAGGTTCCAAGGGACTTGGGTCTTGGCGACACGCTGACCTTCTGCGTCCGGTCGCGGACCGAGGAGCACCCAGGTTCGCATCTGACCTTTGCCCTTCACCTCGAGCTCGCCCCGCGGCGAGAGCTCGTAACGGTGCACGAGCAGCCGTTGGACTGCCTCCGTCACTTGAATGGTTCCGGGCTCCGCGTGGGATTCCATGCGGCTCGCGGTGTTCACCGTATCTCCCCATACGTCGTATATGAACTTGCGCTTGCCAATGACTCCGGCGACGACGGGCCCGGTGTCGATGCCGATACGCAAGCTGAGGGGCTCGCCGAAACGCTCACTGAAGTCCGCGACCCGGCGTTGGATGGCGAGAGCCATCTCGGCGATGGCCAGGGCGTGATCCTCGGCGTGGTCCCCGAGCCCCGCGGCCACCATGTAGGCGTCCCCGATGGTCTTGATCTTCTCGAGGGACAGCTTGTCCGCCAGATCGTCGAAGCTCGAAAAGACCTG from the Polyangiaceae bacterium genome contains:
- a CDS encoding serine/threonine protein kinase is translated as MSDDEQYELCASRVGSVLGGKWHLDRLIGVGGMAAVFSATHRNGAVAAIKLLHEQFVSFDQARDRFQREAYIGNKVVHSGVVKVLDDDVTAEGQPYLVMELLHGQSVRERAAENGGQLGLREALCIARDTLSVLQAAHSVEIVHRDIKPENLFLTNEGELKVLDFGIARLLEGTEATSHTRTGMLMGTPDFMAPEQALGRWSQVDARTDLWAVGAVVFSLLTGRPVHKASTANEVLVLAASQRAPSLARFSDAPVDVIALVDRALDYDSSRRFQSAGEMHMEVCATLGALAEDASPRARHTVRPPVAGVAPTMAAPRERRPTPRTVPPPARGSVAPPPRGSAFPPPLDLEEGDASLAPLTETFRLLERALFGARQYGSTHPEALRRLDTAFAQCELALAQSDDELLWEVTPYAFVARGSVLWEPRQPFDRIPYQLFADGVRMLGLVSGLSKDEFGRLILLLTQDRQGLPSEDDSVTWLWDAGFDHVVYQAFDNFVAGDAESYDDFGSETDAVLALANFDSSFQLEDCWSEHRGSGADASTREQRLARLLALDDEHSAEAEARAERIRKQRARMDVQSGSVDEGSVAALREQLEADVALDERFVVAVAVAFNQAALQGTLDTVTVPLSAGLDALAADAPDAALSLLSRLALAFRELKDPAEAAELHSELVRQTLTATALGHLLHAAIADPDPARVTAVHTLTGALTEQHVPVIAEALPRVFAGDLKDALIAGLVRLGRGHEAEIGAMFATADVALALALLRVLGSIESPEARDAMALAVQSPHAIVRIEALGHIEGARGERLRVELRALLEDVDPEVRVAALRAIQAHVIRAAGPFLVLRIKSDDFDKLPEEERRMLLATLATLAPQRAEAVCVELLQESRVVSTGAHEDTRALAAEQLGAIAETQEALAALEAASKGRFRNSQRVRQSAGIAHNQVEIRLSQPPAARGRSS